The Candidatus Arthromitus sp. SFB-mouse-Japan genome includes a region encoding these proteins:
- a CDS encoding cation:dicarboxylate symporter family transporter codes for MENSFLSGFLMVSNPLTLTFLVSLILLFGIMVFLKKKHISFSIRTIIGTIIGILLGVVIQLVSRTPENPLDITWINETTKWYSLFGNGFIDLIRMIVIPLIVISIIHVIISIKNSSNIKNLTSKTIFGFIVNVLIASIIGIVVAQLFKLGISGNVVSSSVKIKEVKNFVDILRNLIPKNPIEAMVNTNIIAVVIFSAFVGIATKKMASIYKTQISTFVNLIDALHKIIVSIAMSIISLIPYAVIPLMANSIAQRGLKSILEVLTFIVAMYVAMAIMFVVHLIALSIFGLNPIIYLKKSIAPLFLAFTSRSSLGTLPVAVESLTDSMGATDSTSAFVMGLGSTAGQAGCAGVFGAMVIITIANMSSTPMTFSFYLMSVLVVTISSFGIAGIPGGGHTVASSVLSGTGLAPYFELVGPILAVDPIIDMGRTLLNINGAMTISLIVDKSLNQLDIEKFNNESLKIN; via the coding sequence ATGGAAAATTCATTTCTGAGTGGATTTTTAATGGTAAGCAATCCTTTAACGCTTACATTTTTAGTTTCATTAATACTATTGTTTGGCATCATGGTATTCTTGAAGAAAAAACATATAAGCTTTTCAATCAGAACAATAATAGGGACAATTATCGGTATTTTATTGGGTGTGGTAATCCAGTTAGTATCTAGAACTCCTGAGAATCCACTAGATATTACTTGGATTAATGAAACAACAAAATGGTATTCACTATTTGGTAATGGATTTATCGATTTGATAAGAATGATTGTTATTCCTCTAATTGTTATATCAATTATTCATGTTATTATTTCAATTAAAAATTCATCAAATATAAAAAACCTCACATCAAAAACCATTTTCGGATTTATTGTAAATGTTCTTATAGCATCCATTATAGGTATAGTAGTTGCCCAATTGTTCAAATTAGGAATATCAGGAAATGTAGTTTCTTCATCTGTAAAGATAAAAGAAGTTAAAAATTTCGTTGATATACTAAGAAATTTAATTCCAAAAAATCCAATTGAAGCAATGGTTAATACAAATATAATTGCTGTTGTAATTTTTTCTGCATTTGTTGGGATTGCAACCAAAAAGATGGCTTCAATTTATAAAACTCAAATCAGTACTTTTGTTAATTTAATTGATGCTCTTCATAAAATAATAGTTAGTATTGCAATGTCAATAATAAGTCTAATACCTTACGCAGTTATTCCACTAATGGCGAATTCAATTGCACAACGAGGTTTAAAATCAATTTTAGAAGTTTTGACATTTATAGTAGCTATGTATGTTGCAATGGCCATAATGTTTGTGGTTCATTTGATAGCCTTATCGATATTTGGATTAAATCCGATTATCTATTTAAAAAAATCTATCGCTCCTCTGTTCCTTGCATTCACTTCAAGATCTAGCCTAGGAACGCTACCTGTTGCCGTTGAATCTTTAACAGATTCTATGGGTGCTACTGACTCAACTTCCGCCTTTGTTATGGGGCTTGGTTCTACAGCAGGACAGGCTGGTTGTGCCGGAGTGTTTGGTGCAATGGTTATCATTACTATAGCAAATATGAGTTCTACACCAATGACATTTTCATTTTATTTAATGTCGGTTTTAGTTGTAACTATAAGCTCATTTGGTATTGCAGGTATCCCTGGTGGTGGACATACTGTTGCCTCATCAGTTTTATCTGGTACGGGATTAGCTCCATATTTTGAACTTGTTGGACCAATATTAGCTGTTGATCCTATAATAGATATGGGGAGAACACTTTTAAATATAAACGGTGCTATGACCATATCACTAATTGTTGATAAATCATTAAATCAACTAGATATAGAAAAGTTTAACAATGAGAGTCTAAAAATAAATTAA
- the sigF gene encoding RNA polymerase sporulation sigma factor SigF, which produces MAHENAVSSNTLRHYENDELLKRVKDGDKKAEDLLLEINLPLVASLSKKFLGRGYDYDDIYQVGALGLIKAIKNFNSDYNVKFSTYAVPMILGEIKRFLRDDGIVKISRNVKGISRKIMFKRDELTKELNREPTVYELAEYTKLSVDDIILAIDSCSSTQYLYDTVHQDDGSPILLIDKIEEKVSDDSIILNRLVLKEMISKLDEKSRQIIMLRYFKDKTQIQVASVLGISQVQVSRIEKRVLAKLKGILKEY; this is translated from the coding sequence ATGGCACATGAAAATGCAGTCTCCAGTAATACTTTACGTCATTATGAAAATGATGAGCTCTTAAAGAGAGTTAAAGATGGAGATAAAAAAGCTGAAGATTTGCTCTTGGAAATTAATTTACCATTAGTTGCATCACTAAGTAAAAAATTTTTAGGTAGGGGATATGATTATGATGATATTTACCAAGTTGGAGCACTTGGACTTATTAAAGCTATTAAAAATTTTAATAGCGATTATAATGTTAAATTCTCTACTTATGCGGTTCCTATGATTTTGGGTGAAATAAAAAGGTTTTTGAGAGATGATGGAATCGTTAAAATTAGTAGAAATGTAAAAGGGATATCAAGAAAAATAATGTTTAAGCGTGATGAGCTTACAAAAGAATTGAATAGAGAACCAACGGTTTATGAATTGGCTGAATATACTAAATTAAGTGTTGATGATATAATTTTGGCTATAGATTCTTGTTCAAGTACGCAGTATTTATACGATACTGTACATCAAGACGACGGATCACCAATTCTTTTGATCGATAAAATTGAAGAAAAAGTTTCTGATGATTCAATTATTTTAAATAGGCTCGTGTTAAAAGAAATGATAAGTAAACTTGATGAAAAAAGTAGGCAAATTATAATGCTTAGATATTTTAAAGATAAGACACAAATTCAAGTAGCATCTGTACTTGGAATTAGTCAGGTACAGGTTTCTCGTATTGAAAAAAGGGTATTAGCAAAGCTAAAAGGAATTTTGAAAGAGTATTAA
- the spoIIAB gene encoding anti-sigma F factor, producing MQNTMSLTLSSRSSNESFARVAVAAFIAQLDPTLEEISDVKTAVSEAVTNAIIHGYNEDKSTNVIINVSIEDEEENENDKYKVIISVIDHGCGIDDIVQAREPLYTSRPDLERSGMGFSVMESFMDELYVESGKDKGTHIRMVKYIKK from the coding sequence ATGCAAAATACTATGAGTTTAACTTTAAGCAGTAGATCTAGCAATGAAAGTTTTGCTAGGGTTGCTGTTGCTGCGTTTATTGCTCAATTGGACCCAACGCTCGAAGAGATTAGTGATGTTAAAACTGCAGTATCAGAAGCTGTTACTAATGCTATAATACATGGCTATAATGAAGATAAAAGTACTAATGTGATTATTAATGTTAGTATCGAAGATGAAGAAGAAAATGAAAATGACAAATACAAAGTTATAATAAGTGTTATAGACCATGGATGTGGAATTGATGATATTGTTCAGGCAAGAGAGCCTTTGTATACATCAAGACCTGATCTTGAGCGTTCAGGTATGGGATTTTCTGTGATGGAAAGCTTTATGGATGAATTATATGTGGAGAGTGGCAAGGATAAAGGAACTCATATTAGAATGGTAAAGTATATAAAAAAGTAA